The genomic window TGAGTAAGATCAAACAATCTGGAATGAGCCTGATTAGTTCAATAGCAGCCATTGTAATAATTGGCATAGCTATTGCAGTTACTACTCAGATGTTTGTAGCCATAACTGTACAAATGGATGAAGAAGAACCAACTGAATATGTAGAAGAAAGAATCCGAGCTTATTATCTTGCTCAGCAGATAATGGAACACAAAGAGAATGAAGAGATTGAGTGTGAAGAAATTGATTGTAATGATGGATATTGCTCTTTCAGAGAATGGGAGTTTGAAAATGCAGAATCAGACAACGGAATTTGTACAATTACATTAGAAAACGGTAGCTTGGAAGAGTTTGACTTCAATTATACAACAAATTAGGAGGTGTTTTATGAAGCAAAAAGGCTTTACTCTGATAGAGTTGATTTTGGTGCTATCCATTATGGGGATAGTATTGGCTATGGCAACACCAGCAATAGTTAGCACTCTTGATTCATGGACACAGACAAGAGAAAGTATGCATTTTGAAGATGAAGGAGTTCATCTTCCTGTAAGGTTGTTTGAGGATATCAAGGAGGAATTGGAAAACAATGAAGGAAGTGTAAACAATGACTCTTTGGAGGTAGGAGATATAACCTACGAAAATGATAATGTGATAGTGAAGCAATACAATGGTGGTGATCCCTATCCATTCACTAACAATCCTGAATGGGAAGTTGAATTCAACAAAAATGATGACATAATACAGATTACACTTATTCTGGAAGGAGATGAGGTTTACCAAACTTCTATACAGGAAGAATGGGGAGATTAGAGTAATGAAATATCAGAAAGGTGCCAGCCTGATAACTGCCATAATGATCCTTGTCTTTTTGGCAGTAATATCAGCTGCAACACTCCAGTTATATACTGGATATATAGAGAGAGCAGCAGGCTTTGAGATAGAGGACGAGTTTTTTGTTGATATCTCGAGGGAGTATACTCTAGCTAGTGCTTTTGATCCATCAAAACACTATGAAGATGAAGATACAGCAGAAAGTGCAGAGTTTGATGAGAAGAACAATAAACTCTGTCCAAAAGAACATTACGAGGATGAAGAATGCAAAGGAGGCTCTGGAGTGTATCATAAAACTGAAGAAGGTTATTACGTAAGATGTCCTCGTGGACATTGGGATGAAAATAAGGAGCTATGCACTCATTAAAAGTACAAACTAGAAACTTTAGCATCCCCACTGAATACTGTGGGGATTTTCTTTTAGAAAAAACATTGACTTTATTGATAAAAACAGTATATATTGTATACCTCACACAAAGAGAGGTAACTTATGAGTAATATTTTTTGGATTTTGGGGGGTTTGTTTCTTGCATGGTATGTATATAGTATCAACAGTGAGAAACAAACAAAGGTTGAGCATGAAATTA from Candidatus Absconditicoccus praedator includes these protein-coding regions:
- a CDS encoding type II secretion system protein, whose amino-acid sequence is MKQKGFTLIELILVLSIMGIVLAMATPAIVSTLDSWTQTRESMHFEDEGVHLPVRLFEDIKEELENNEGSVNNDSLEVGDITYENDNVIVKQYNGGDPYPFTNNPEWEVEFNKNDDIIQITLILEGDEVYQTSIQEEWGD